A section of the Amblyomma americanum isolate KBUSLIRL-KWMA chromosome 2, ASM5285725v1, whole genome shotgun sequence genome encodes:
- the LOC144119367 gene encoding uncharacterized protein LOC144119367, translating to MNALSTAIVLCAALAAVMCDPKVLGYGGYGGYGLGYGGGYGRGYGGGYSGGYGVGGSVALVRGGPGLYKAVPGPVFLVKTIHQVNKLSGGGALVAHSGLGGGGYGGGYGGLGFGGGLGYGGLGYGGLGYGGLGYGGLGYGGLGYIGLGYGGLGYGGLGYGGKKY from the exons ATGAACGCTCTG TCCACCGCCATCGTCCTCTGCGCCGCTCTGGCAGCGGTCATGTGCGATCCCAAGGTATTGGGATACGGCGGCTACGGTGGATACGGTCTCGGGTACGGTGGTGGCTATGGTAGGGGCTACGGTGGAGGCTACAGCGGAGGCTACGGCGTTGGCGGCAGTGTTGCCCTCGTGCGCGGAGGTCCCGGCCTCTACAAGGCTGTGCCCGGTCCAGTGTTCCTGGTCAAGACCATCCACCAGGTGAACAAGCTGAGCGGAGGAGGAGCCCTGGTCGCCCACTCCGGCCTGGGAGGAGGAGGCTACGGTGGCGGGTACGGTGGCCTTGGATTCGGTGGTGGCCTTGGATACGGTGGTCTTGGATACGGTGGCCTCGGATACGGGGGCCTTGGATACGGAGGCCTTGGATATGGCGGTCTGGGCTATATAGGCCTGGGATACGGAGGCCTCGGATACGGCGGCCTCGGATACGGCGGCAAGAAGTATTAG